A single window of Anaerocolumna chitinilytica DNA harbors:
- a CDS encoding DUF4432 family protein, with translation MNELTDKYGRKLHVLTIDNGCMSFTVLPERGMDIGDIYINGEKVSWETPEGELLHPDSVDLKEQGAWDKGFVASVATIGPELFGTPDEVRTVHGTGAYSAADPSTIYVNESIEEIEVLGNVTIRGYEKKPVYRKEIRIVTKRNSTFLTRYERTINLTDDRQHIDDGFHIQPAGAFVSKGGRYVLPVKTEHMLLRDSAPFEEDPKKINDYSMSLDPIRCYQYVPEEVSGLAMLPLPNTHHITAEMLVDDGYTMAAVLVRPLDVFPRTLIAKRAIGKPMYAIEPCKTRPNSIKQKAIDGELMYLKPHEYMDSWITLGYLMDQKEIKDVASRIEEAKGIKDERK, from the coding sequence ATGAATGAATTAACAGATAAGTATGGCAGAAAGCTTCACGTATTGACCATTGATAATGGTTGTATGTCTTTTACAGTACTCCCGGAGAGAGGCATGGATATTGGTGATATTTACATAAATGGAGAGAAGGTATCCTGGGAGACTCCGGAGGGGGAACTGCTTCATCCCGATAGCGTTGATTTAAAAGAACAGGGAGCCTGGGATAAAGGATTTGTGGCCAGTGTTGCTACCATTGGACCAGAGCTATTTGGAACACCGGATGAGGTTAGAACCGTCCATGGAACCGGGGCTTACTCTGCGGCAGATCCAAGCACTATTTATGTGAATGAATCGATAGAAGAAATAGAGGTTTTGGGTAATGTGACAATTCGGGGATATGAAAAAAAACCAGTGTATAGAAAGGAAATCCGTATCGTAACAAAGCGGAATTCCACTTTTTTGACTCGTTATGAAAGAACGATCAACCTTACAGATGACAGGCAGCACATTGATGATGGTTTTCATATACAACCGGCAGGAGCTTTTGTATCAAAAGGCGGTAGATATGTGCTTCCTGTAAAAACAGAACATATGCTTCTGCGTGATTCGGCTCCGTTCGAGGAAGATCCAAAGAAAATAAACGACTACAGCATGTCACTGGATCCAATCAGATGTTATCAATATGTACCGGAAGAAGTAAGCGGCCTTGCGATGCTTCCTCTACCAAATACCCATCATATAACAGCAGAGATGCTGGTGGATGATGGATACACTATGGCAGCTGTTCTTGTAAGACCTTTGGATGTATTTCCAAGAACCTTGATAGCCAAAAGAGCCATAGGAAAGCCGATGTATGCCATTGAACCATGTAAGACCAGACCAAATTCAATCAAACAGAAGGCTATTGATGGAGAACTGATGTATCTGAAGCCTCACGAATATATGGATTCCTGGATTACGTTGGGATATCTTATGGATCAAAAAGAAATAAAGGATGTTGCGTCTAGAATCGAAGAGGCGAAAGGGATAAAGGATGAAAGAAAATAG
- a CDS encoding sensor histidine kinase, with the protein MKENSLIIKFSMILMVAFLLYGMYVSYGTYRNILKDNNEYIDIMVDVNIDSLKQTHELIRGTTFSLSGSNSIEGWRNDETFFSRGGKKGYLNIENLNQEMQKILTDNNVWNFDLFDYFVIYENDKLIAFTYTKPFSTKQIITSSGKIYKQIRDKEDYTVEIPPTKEDNTIYTTLRIKSDFKSENELYIIGATNERCFGDRLSSLATYDGSLVFMTDKKGMIYSANDREWMGKKVPKELLGLSNSKEKRELVMNRTSYIVTKRAINKEYNFIYLYPKQELVMHTFLGMKSFLAISVLFAAFIVVIFVLLTNGVKRLVKSSYESKILLDEMEIKFLQHQMNPHFLFNILLTIQIKAKMSGDEKIYKMISSLSGLLRAGIYKDARAIVSIKEELKYVEYYLWLQKERFDDRLNYSIDVSDDSILGCEVPRLIIESMVENAIVHGIENMSEGAMVRVTLDYVVSKEKEEILIHVIDNGAGFNAAQVVSEKVGLENDGSIRRDKMGLNNTNQRLKLIYGEQYGLIIHSKEKEGTDIEIHIPKKIVETEYDKSNDS; encoded by the coding sequence ATGAAAGAAAATAGTCTGATTATTAAGTTCAGCATGATATTGATGGTAGCGTTTCTGCTATATGGAATGTATGTGAGTTACGGGACCTATAGAAATATTTTAAAGGATAACAATGAATATATCGATATTATGGTTGACGTGAACATTGACAGTCTTAAACAGACCCATGAGCTGATCAGAGGAACGACTTTTTCACTGTCAGGCAGTAATTCAATAGAAGGCTGGCGAAATGATGAGACTTTTTTCTCAAGGGGAGGCAAGAAGGGTTACCTGAATATAGAGAACCTGAACCAGGAAATGCAGAAGATTCTTACAGACAATAATGTATGGAACTTTGATCTCTTTGATTACTTTGTTATTTATGAAAATGATAAATTGATTGCTTTTACTTATACAAAGCCTTTTAGCACCAAGCAGATTATTACCTCTTCCGGGAAGATATACAAGCAGATTAGGGATAAAGAGGATTATACGGTAGAGATTCCTCCCACGAAAGAAGATAATACAATCTATACCACACTTCGTATCAAATCAGATTTTAAAAGTGAGAATGAGCTATACATTATAGGGGCTACCAATGAAAGGTGTTTTGGTGACAGATTGAGTAGCCTGGCCACCTATGATGGTTCATTGGTATTTATGACAGACAAAAAGGGTATGATTTATTCTGCGAATGATAGAGAATGGATGGGCAAAAAAGTGCCAAAGGAGTTACTCGGTTTGTCTAATTCCAAAGAAAAAAGAGAGCTTGTGATGAATAGAACCAGCTATATTGTAACAAAACGAGCAATAAACAAAGAATACAACTTTATCTATCTTTATCCAAAGCAGGAGTTAGTAATGCATACATTTTTGGGAATGAAATCCTTCCTTGCAATATCTGTACTTTTTGCAGCCTTTATCGTGGTAATTTTTGTTCTTTTAACCAATGGGGTTAAACGTTTGGTCAAGAGTTCCTATGAGTCCAAAATATTGCTGGATGAGATGGAAATTAAGTTTTTACAACATCAAATGAATCCTCACTTTCTGTTTAATATTTTACTAACCATACAGATAAAGGCAAAAATGTCCGGAGATGAAAAGATTTATAAGATGATTTCATCGTTATCTGGATTGTTACGGGCAGGTATCTATAAAGATGCCCGTGCCATCGTGTCAATTAAGGAGGAACTTAAGTATGTAGAGTATTATCTCTGGCTTCAAAAGGAACGATTTGATGATCGCCTTAATTATAGCATTGATGTATCGGATGATTCTATACTGGGTTGCGAAGTTCCCAGGCTGATTATTGAATCAATGGTGGAGAATGCTATTGTACATGGTATCGAGAATATGTCAGAAGGAGCCATGGTCCGTGTGACCCTGGATTATGTTGTTTCAAAGGAGAAAGAAGAAATATTGATTCATGTCATAGATAATGGAGCCGGTTTTAATGCAGCTCAGGTGGTTTCTGAAAAGGTAGGATTGGAAAACGACGGAAGTATCCGCCGTGATAAAATGGGGCTTAACAATACCAATCAAAGATTGAAGTTGATTTATGGTGAACAATATGGTCTGATCATTCATAGCAAGGAAAAGGAAGGAACAGATATAGAAATACATATACCGAAGAAGATTGTGGAGACAGAGTATGATAAAAGTAATGATAGTTGA
- a CDS encoding response regulator: MIKVMIVDDERNIREGIIHLINWRELGCEVVHSCSSGSTALAYMESNTVDIVVTDIKMPNMDGIELSKKISEKYPAKVIILTAYSDFALAKQAIKYNVSDFIVKNEFIEELPLAINKTIDMLVKERDTRESGRAEGLGSFDYVKVFQRLIMTGQISDKEILEGKLDENNYVLCACDITYFDKKEGNQDMPELLNNILRISLKDCSYNIIPVSDSYLIIPVSYKKNSTIGLNTIVDYFNNIIIMIEEFMRIDIKLGISSEVKDVKQLKNAYEEARQALAKITTRGTAIKVYTSQPLPGAITAFDVDRYTNILLELTFDEENQEAPGKLKEGFEMLADTGCTVEQCQLYMLMICSSIIHKAVRYHLDVDQDFNEMEKEVYEKIQNAKTIFRLIHIGKDTIERVRALCIGKQNFKNELVNKVEECIRKHYREELNLQYICNELYLNNSYVSRAYRKLTGYTVTEKIAMYRVGKAKELLSGTSMKIYEIAQAVGFKDAPYFTNIFMKYTGKSPTDFRQGQ; encoded by the coding sequence ATGATAAAAGTAATGATAGTTGATGATGAACGTAATATCAGAGAAGGTATTATTCATTTAATTAATTGGAGAGAACTGGGGTGCGAAGTGGTACACTCCTGCAGCAGCGGGAGTACTGCACTTGCGTATATGGAAAGTAATACAGTGGATATCGTTGTGACTGATATTAAAATGCCTAATATGGATGGAATTGAGTTGAGTAAAAAAATAAGCGAGAAGTATCCAGCTAAGGTAATTATCTTAACAGCATATTCTGATTTTGCACTGGCGAAGCAAGCAATTAAGTATAATGTGTCTGACTTCATTGTAAAAAATGAATTTATAGAAGAACTGCCCTTAGCAATCAATAAAACCATAGACATGCTTGTAAAGGAACGAGACACGAGAGAATCAGGCAGAGCAGAGGGGCTCGGTAGCTTTGATTATGTTAAAGTGTTTCAGCGTCTTATTATGACAGGGCAGATTTCAGATAAGGAGATATTGGAAGGTAAACTTGATGAGAATAATTATGTTCTTTGTGCTTGCGATATTACCTATTTTGATAAGAAAGAGGGAAATCAAGATATGCCTGAACTTCTTAATAACATTCTTCGAATCTCTTTAAAAGACTGTAGTTACAACATTATACCCGTTTCCGATTCCTATTTGATTATTCCTGTAAGTTACAAAAAGAATAGCACTATCGGTCTAAATACCATCGTAGATTATTTTAACAATATAATTATCATGATAGAAGAATTCATGAGGATTGATATTAAACTTGGAATCAGCTCAGAAGTAAAAGATGTAAAGCAGCTTAAAAATGCATATGAAGAAGCAAGACAGGCGTTGGCTAAGATAACAACTAGGGGAACTGCAATTAAAGTGTACACTTCGCAGCCTCTACCGGGTGCTATCACAGCCTTTGATGTGGACAGATACACCAATATACTGTTAGAGCTTACCTTTGATGAGGAAAACCAGGAGGCACCAGGTAAGCTTAAGGAAGGGTTTGAAATGCTGGCTGATACCGGTTGTACCGTTGAACAGTGTCAGCTGTATATGCTGATGATCTGTAGCTCCATAATACATAAGGCAGTTAGGTATCATCTGGATGTAGATCAGGACTTTAATGAGATGGAAAAGGAAGTTTATGAAAAGATTCAGAATGCAAAAACTATCTTTCGGTTAATCCATATAGGAAAGGATACCATTGAAAGAGTCAGAGCACTGTGCATTGGTAAACAGAATTTTAAAAATGAGTTGGTAAATAAGGTGGAAGAATGTATAAGAAAACATTACAGGGAGGAACTTAATCTTCAGTATATTTGCAATGAATTATATTTGAACAACAGCTATGTAAGCCGTGCTTATAGAAAATTAACTGGCTATACGGTTACAGAAAAGATTGCTATGTATCGAGTGGGTAAGGCAAAAGAACTCCTGTCAGGGACTAGTATGAAGATTTATGAGATAGCACAGGCAGTAGGGTTCAAGGATGCGCCTTATTTTACTAATATTTTTATGAAATATACAGGAAAGAGTCCAACTGATTTCAGGCAGGGACAATAA
- a CDS encoding ABC transporter substrate-binding protein: MKKSLSKAIVLLLALTMVMSLTACGNKADKDTSTSNAGGKTEETSSEPVEISYATFMVGAHTSAAAEAEVISAFNKKYEGKYKVVVEELPSDNAFVDKMKVLASSKTLPDVLIGKNGIRELAIDNGQAVNIKPFLDEDAEWMKFVGEDAMNYNMEEDGSVYSVSNQRQNIGYFYNKEMFEKAGVTPAKTWDEFMSNNAKLKKAGFTPLALMTGENAWTTNLWLAAMIGTDGAEGNAFMNTSYPTNYSNSSVIKALEMIQTCLKEYTTPDAVGALYANAANNFEQGNVAMIANGPWMCPDFTDETKSIPGFGDKVGVALYPEDGLVSQFEVGYILCTNGKSKEEQKGALEFLKFKTGEYAQSVFLEKAGVLPLTDNVKLSDEYKAANPILTDLINLSGSAKYTFQNIDNTAFTAIVDETAVRYPELAYDEITPKEFADKLTKVAEQSKK, from the coding sequence ATGAAAAAAAGTTTATCAAAAGCAATTGTTTTACTGTTGGCCCTTACCATGGTCATGTCATTGACAGCATGTGGTAACAAGGCAGACAAAGATACAAGTACCAGTAATGCAGGGGGTAAGACAGAGGAAACAAGCTCTGAACCGGTAGAAATTTCTTATGCAACTTTTATGGTTGGTGCTCATACCTCTGCAGCTGCTGAAGCAGAAGTAATCAGTGCTTTCAATAAGAAGTATGAAGGCAAGTACAAAGTAGTAGTTGAAGAGCTTCCAAGTGATAACGCATTCGTTGATAAGATGAAGGTTTTAGCTTCTTCTAAGACCTTACCAGACGTACTTATTGGTAAGAATGGTATCAGAGAGCTGGCTATCGATAATGGACAGGCTGTAAATATTAAGCCATTTTTAGATGAAGATGCAGAGTGGATGAAGTTTGTAGGTGAAGATGCTATGAACTACAATATGGAAGAGGACGGAAGCGTTTACTCTGTTTCCAATCAGCGACAGAATATCGGATATTTCTATAACAAAGAAATGTTTGAAAAAGCAGGCGTCACACCGGCTAAGACTTGGGATGAGTTCATGAGCAACAATGCAAAGTTAAAAAAAGCTGGATTTACACCACTGGCTCTGATGACTGGTGAAAATGCATGGACCACAAACCTTTGGTTGGCTGCAATGATTGGTACAGATGGTGCAGAGGGAAATGCTTTCATGAATACCAGCTATCCTACAAACTATAGTAACAGTTCAGTAATCAAGGCTCTTGAGATGATTCAAACATGCCTGAAGGAGTACACTACTCCGGATGCAGTAGGTGCACTTTATGCAAATGCAGCAAACAACTTCGAACAGGGTAATGTAGCTATGATCGCTAACGGACCTTGGATGTGTCCTGATTTTACAGATGAAACCAAGTCTATACCTGGTTTTGGCGATAAGGTTGGTGTAGCGCTTTATCCAGAAGATGGATTAGTTTCACAGTTTGAGGTTGGATATATTCTTTGTACAAATGGAAAATCTAAAGAAGAACAAAAGGGTGCTCTTGAATTCCTTAAGTTCAAGACCGGTGAGTATGCCCAGAGCGTATTCCTTGAGAAAGCTGGTGTTCTTCCTCTGACAGACAACGTAAAGCTGTCTGATGAATACAAAGCCGCCAATCCTATTCTTACAGACCTAATCAATCTATCCGGTAGTGCAAAGTACACATTTCAAAATATCGACAATACAGCATTCACTGCTATCGTAGATGAAACCGCTGTTAGATATCCAGAACTTGCATATGATGAAATTACTCCTAAGGAGTTTGCAGATAAACTTACAAAGGTAGCAGAACAGAGCAAGAAATAA
- a CDS encoding carbohydrate ABC transporter permease codes for MTKNKKWIILFLLPGILLFSFVFLGPIAVLFGTSVTDWSIGKDISFVGLKNFTYLFTEDKTFMDGLKNTIVWIFLQATFHVLIGTTVAIVLAKKKWYSSAIRTIYFIPNVISSAALGMLFLCVMNPQYGLVNSLITKITGEGFIQNWFMDPKSAFFAVTMTWLPYAGLVTVLVMAEMSSVSEDVYEAAKIDGASSFQTDIYVILPLMKNIIGTSVVLASTSMLQKLDIIMMTTNGGPGSRTMNMPMYLYKTVFTSNDYGLANAQGVLLVILGMIVLKSIRKMFNMDAKE; via the coding sequence ATGACAAAAAATAAGAAATGGATAATACTATTTCTGCTTCCGGGAATCTTATTATTCAGCTTTGTATTCCTTGGGCCTATTGCAGTATTATTTGGAACATCAGTTACAGATTGGTCCATTGGTAAGGATATATCATTTGTTGGATTAAAGAATTTTACATATCTATTTACAGAAGACAAAACATTTATGGACGGCTTAAAAAATACGATTGTCTGGATTTTTCTTCAGGCAACTTTTCATGTACTTATTGGAACTACCGTAGCGATTGTTTTAGCAAAAAAGAAATGGTATAGCAGTGCAATAAGAACAATTTACTTTATACCAAATGTTATTTCAAGTGCAGCACTGGGGATGTTGTTCTTATGTGTGATGAATCCCCAGTATGGACTTGTTAATTCATTAATTACGAAAATAACGGGAGAAGGCTTTATTCAAAACTGGTTTATGGATCCAAAGTCTGCATTTTTTGCAGTTACCATGACATGGCTTCCATACGCAGGACTTGTTACAGTTTTAGTCATGGCTGAGATGTCATCTGTTTCGGAAGATGTATATGAAGCAGCAAAGATCGATGGGGCCTCGTCTTTTCAGACAGATATATATGTGATTTTACCTCTTATGAAAAATATAATCGGAACCTCTGTCGTTCTGGCATCTACCAGTATGCTGCAGAAGCTGGACATTATCATGATGACCACCAACGGTGGACCGGGAAGTAGAACCATGAATATGCCTATGTATCTGTATAAGACTGTATTTACCAGTAACGATTATGGACTGGCAAATGCGCAAGGTGTTTTACTGGTAATTCTAGGCATGATTGTGCTTAAGAGTATTCGCAAAATGTTCAATATGGACGCAAAAGAATAG
- a CDS encoding carbohydrate ABC transporter permease, translating to MFRTIRKILTALLLTVIVVISIVPFAWVLFSSFKTNSEILSGTLLFPSGFHFSNYVTAFKLAPLITFYKNSIFISIVGTALNLIVCSMAAYVVIRNSFKLKGLVMLLFSIGLIIPGAALLQPLYIILNATGLYNTRTGLILIYTALGMPTTFYVMMSYIKTIPYTLEEAAYIDGSGFFRTFVQIVLPLTRPAFATAGVIQFLLCWNEFQLALTLTGDTGKRTLPIALYYFKSAFASDYGAMFAATVVVVIPSIITFILLQKQVISGLAAGSVKG from the coding sequence ATGTTTAGAACAATAAGAAAAATACTTACAGCCCTATTGCTGACGGTCATAGTGGTCATCTCCATAGTGCCCTTTGCGTGGGTGTTGTTTTCTTCCTTTAAAACCAATAGTGAGATTTTATCCGGAACGCTTTTGTTTCCTTCCGGTTTTCACTTTAGCAATTATGTGACAGCTTTTAAGCTGGCGCCTCTTATAACCTTTTATAAGAACAGTATTTTTATTTCCATCGTAGGAACAGCATTGAATCTTATTGTATGCTCCATGGCAGCTTATGTAGTAATAAGAAACTCCTTTAAGTTAAAGGGCTTGGTAATGCTTCTGTTTTCCATAGGACTGATTATTCCTGGAGCAGCACTTTTGCAGCCGTTATATATCATATTGAATGCTACAGGTCTTTACAATACGCGAACCGGACTGATTCTTATATACACAGCCCTTGGTATGCCGACTACCTTTTATGTCATGATGAGTTACATAAAGACCATTCCGTATACCTTGGAAGAGGCGGCTTATATTGATGGCTCCGGATTTTTCCGAACCTTTGTGCAGATTGTTCTGCCGCTTACAAGACCGGCATTTGCTACGGCAGGTGTTATTCAGTTTTTACTGTGCTGGAATGAATTCCAGCTAGCTCTTACTTTAACAGGGGATACCGGAAAAAGAACGCTTCCAATTGCACTTTACTATTTTAAGAGTGCCTTTGCCAGCGATTACGGTGCCATGTTTGCAGCAACGGTAGTAGTTGTCATACCTAGTATCATTACATTTATATTACTTCAAAAACAGGTAATTTCAGGCTTGGCTGCCGGATCAGTGAAGGGATAA
- a CDS encoding glycoside hydrolase family 65 protein has product MNTNWCLYENSYNGDMVKYYEGLMTQGNGYLHVRGSYEEGISGALQDEEYDRKPANVTLEKHKKQKSKWGTYIPGIVGPHPYLKTETINLPYLFDLRVNVDGEVLDMENCQIEKYERYLDLRDGVITRSFIWKTKKGNELALTFKRFISMADKHIAVQMLTIKAESGNANLNVTGDINTGVRTNGFNHFIKVIKEKQEGITRVITETNGGNIVTMCSYLDQEGEQVIQEGEQLTITKVIHVSTDRDGEIPELKVADVDIRTFNVDKALKRHRLKWAEKWEAADVKIIGDNRAQLAIRMSIYHLMRADNEDDPRVAICAKGHAGEGYCGRYFWDTEMNMLPFFIHSNPKAARNLVKFRYLTLPGAKENAKAYGYEGARYAWESSVTGTEECACWQYADHEIHVTADIIYAMEHYVKATGDVAFIEECGLEIMKETAKYWAGRVDEINGQYELLGVMGPDEYLPMTMNNAFTNRMVKFSLEKTLKYCREFDQAEKDKLAEWEAIKECLRLPYKETDELIMQSDDFSSYADLDFDAIWTDRSRCFGEFISQEKNYRSKALKQADVLEMMMLFPKEFTKQQLEANYDYYEPITTHDSSLSAAVHGILAAHMGRITEAESFLNKVIDIDMSPEKRGAEEGIHIANCGGLWQLIVYGFAGLNSAMWEEDVVLEPHLPKEWEQLEFPLMWHGEKKRVVVTHEGYKIY; this is encoded by the coding sequence ATGAATACGAATTGGTGTCTATATGAAAATTCCTACAATGGGGATATGGTAAAGTATTATGAAGGCTTAATGACCCAGGGGAATGGTTATCTTCATGTGCGGGGTAGCTATGAAGAAGGAATATCGGGAGCATTGCAGGATGAAGAGTATGATAGAAAGCCTGCTAATGTTACTTTAGAAAAGCATAAAAAACAAAAATCCAAATGGGGAACCTATATTCCCGGTATAGTGGGACCCCATCCTTATTTGAAAACAGAAACCATCAATCTTCCTTACTTGTTTGACTTAAGGGTAAATGTGGATGGAGAAGTGCTGGACATGGAAAATTGTCAGATTGAGAAGTATGAAAGGTATCTGGATCTTCGGGATGGTGTAATTACCAGGTCATTTATCTGGAAGACAAAGAAGGGAAATGAACTGGCACTTACTTTTAAACGATTCATTTCCATGGCAGATAAACATATTGCCGTGCAGATGCTAACAATAAAAGCAGAATCAGGAAATGCCAACCTAAATGTAACAGGTGACATTAACACCGGTGTCAGAACCAATGGATTTAATCATTTTATAAAAGTAATAAAAGAAAAACAAGAGGGTATAACCCGTGTAATTACAGAAACCAATGGTGGAAACATCGTTACCATGTGCTCCTACTTAGATCAGGAAGGAGAACAAGTGATACAGGAAGGGGAACAGCTTACCATAACGAAAGTGATCCATGTCAGTACAGATCGGGACGGAGAAATTCCGGAACTAAAGGTAGCAGATGTTGATATCAGAACCTTTAATGTGGATAAGGCTCTTAAAAGACACAGACTTAAATGGGCAGAGAAATGGGAAGCGGCAGATGTAAAAATCATAGGGGACAATCGAGCACAGCTGGCCATTCGAATGTCTATTTACCATTTGATGAGAGCGGATAATGAAGATGATCCAAGAGTAGCTATATGCGCCAAGGGTCATGCTGGAGAAGGGTACTGTGGCAGATACTTCTGGGATACAGAGATGAATATGCTGCCGTTCTTTATCCATAGCAATCCAAAGGCAGCAAGAAACCTGGTGAAGTTCCGCTACCTAACGCTTCCAGGAGCAAAGGAAAATGCAAAAGCCTATGGCTATGAAGGTGCGCGCTATGCCTGGGAATCTTCTGTGACTGGCACGGAGGAATGTGCGTGCTGGCAGTATGCAGATCACGAGATTCATGTAACCGCAGATATCATATATGCCATGGAGCATTATGTAAAAGCTACTGGCGATGTGGCTTTTATAGAAGAATGCGGCCTGGAAATCATGAAGGAAACAGCAAAGTACTGGGCCGGACGTGTGGATGAGATTAACGGACAGTATGAACTTTTAGGTGTTATGGGCCCAGATGAATATCTTCCAATGACTATGAATAATGCATTTACCAATCGAATGGTAAAGTTTTCTTTGGAAAAAACCCTTAAGTATTGTAGGGAGTTTGATCAAGCGGAGAAGGATAAACTTGCAGAGTGGGAGGCAATAAAAGAGTGCTTAAGGCTTCCCTACAAGGAAACAGATGAACTTATCATGCAGTCTGATGATTTTTCTTCTTATGCTGATTTGGATTTTGATGCGATCTGGACGGACCGTTCCAGATGTTTTGGAGAATTTATTTCTCAGGAAAAAAATTATCGCTCAAAGGCATTAAAGCAGGCAGATGTACTGGAAATGATGATGCTGTTTCCTAAGGAATTTACGAAGCAGCAGCTAGAAGCAAATTATGATTATTACGAACCGATTACCACTCATGATTCCTCTCTTTCCGCAGCGGTTCACGGTATTCTGGCAGCGCACATGGGAAGGATTACAGAAGCAGAAAGCTTTCTTAATAAGGTGATAGATATTGATATGTCCCCTGAGAAGCGGGGAGCCGAAGAGGGTATACATATTGCAAATTGTGGCGGCTTGTGGCAGTTAATTGTATATGGTTTTGCAGGACTTAATAGTGCAATGTGGGAAGAGGACGTGGTACTTGAACCACACTTGCCGAAAGAATGGGAACAGTTGGAGTTTCCTCTTATGTGGCATGGGGAAAAGAAGAGGGTAGTAGTGACACATGAGGGATACAAAATATATTAA